The following coding sequences lie in one Paraburkholderia largidicola genomic window:
- the tssG gene encoding type VI secretion system baseplate subunit TssG: protein MQTAQRRIDPGVVEQLLDEPHRFEFFQAVRLLEKWFGQEASQRAGDVVAQRLTFRTTLSLAFPPSEIQAAMSYDDDGNALKDKAQRTAALVDDAIDKVDLTPAFFGLLGGQGALPLNYTEQLLNREQMTRDRAAREFFDVFSNRATALFYAAWKKYRLPFHYELDRDERYLPLLLSLAGVADANTRASLQDGKGALFDEAIAGYALAARHRPVSAAYLQRNLSEYFNVPVHVEQFVGKWYDVPRDQLTVLGSVNATLGATALAGTRVWQRDMRVRLVIGPLKKTDYEAFLPGAERAIALERMLTLLAGITLEYEVKLKLRHEDVGPSILGKGSRLGWDAFLCTSEVAEDRADARYELHVIH from the coding sequence ATGCAAACCGCGCAGCGGCGAATCGATCCTGGCGTAGTCGAACAACTGCTCGACGAGCCGCACCGCTTCGAGTTCTTTCAGGCGGTGCGTCTGCTCGAAAAGTGGTTTGGGCAGGAAGCGTCCCAGCGTGCGGGCGATGTCGTCGCGCAACGCCTGACTTTTCGCACCACGCTGTCGCTGGCCTTTCCGCCGAGTGAAATCCAGGCGGCGATGTCGTACGACGACGACGGCAATGCGCTCAAAGACAAGGCGCAGCGTACGGCCGCGCTCGTCGACGACGCGATCGACAAGGTCGATCTGACGCCTGCATTCTTCGGCCTGCTCGGCGGGCAGGGCGCGTTGCCGCTGAACTATACGGAGCAGTTGCTCAACCGCGAGCAGATGACGCGAGACCGCGCCGCGCGCGAGTTCTTCGACGTGTTCTCGAATCGCGCGACGGCGCTCTTCTACGCGGCATGGAAGAAGTATCGTCTACCGTTTCACTATGAACTCGACCGTGACGAGCGGTACTTGCCTCTGCTGCTGTCGTTGGCAGGTGTCGCCGATGCGAACACCCGCGCGAGCCTGCAAGACGGTAAAGGCGCGCTGTTCGACGAAGCGATCGCGGGCTACGCACTGGCCGCACGTCATCGGCCCGTATCGGCTGCGTATTTGCAGCGCAATCTCTCCGAGTACTTCAACGTGCCAGTACATGTCGAACAGTTCGTCGGCAAATGGTACGACGTGCCGCGTGACCAGTTGACCGTGCTCGGCAGTGTCAACGCGACGCTCGGCGCGACCGCGCTGGCGGGCACGCGTGTCTGGCAGCGCGACATGCGCGTGCGCCTCGTCATCGGCCCGTTGAAGAAGACGGACTACGAGGCGTTCCTGCCCGGCGCGGAAAGGGCGATCGCACTCGAGCGGATGTTGACGTTGCTGGCGGGGATCACGCTCGAATACGAAGTGAAGCTGAAGCTGCGTCATGAGGACGTCGGCCCCAGCATTCTCGGCAAAGGGTCGCGGCTGGGCTGGGACGCATTCCTCTGCACGAGCGAAGTCGCCGAAGACCGCGCGGACGCACGCTACGAACTGCACGTGATCCACTGA